The following proteins come from a genomic window of Geomonas sp. RF6:
- a CDS encoding RHS repeat domain-containing protein, producing MNRRIKRRREKEGEICLLHGPLLNPAKRDVRLDAAEYDSAGRKTKETRPLGQATVYTYYPDGLLKTVTDAKGQLTTYSYDPVGHLTEVLYADGRKDTFDYDGAGNLTSYGKGGVSGNIGYDELNRKVSETVNFGTFSKSFSYSYDARGNKETFVSPEGTAYTYGYDKNNQLTSITFLGRQVVLDYDRGRLWKTAFPNGLFTEYGYNDASWLSSMTRKNAGGTVEENGYGFDKIGNIISKGSGAGSSAYGYDLTYQLTSATHQTLPAEGFSYDDAGNRTASSRGAESASYSHNGSNETQAAGSATFTYDANGNTVSKTEGEATTTFVYNSADRLEQVFLPDGSTATYTYDPFGRRIKKDVNGEITYYLYSDEGLIGEYDASGNAEKGYGWKPDGIWGSDPLFMTEDGNYYFYQNDHLGTPQKLVDDAGNIVWAAEYTAFGEAVIDPASTVENNLRFPGQYFDEETGLHYNWHRYFNPAVGRYVQVDPLGFAAGDANLYRYVGNSVLKYVDPAGFTKGDWWDLRTWVSVSYSSTVFFKGSTINNGVEQKTTSTDWFGASIDIQIGSQIPINKQYSETTLGFSRHLGVGVYSEDGCGVKSKGGIALHFGLGIPLIPPVPLSKTTTYPSTIPTQPSFPKDLEIRNPPSRPRPLDNIEYKTRHYYRS from the coding sequence GTGAATCGCAGGATAAAGCGCCGACGCGAGAAAGAAGGGGAAATTTGCCTGCTCCACGGCCCGCTCCTGAACCCGGCGAAACGAGACGTTCGGCTTGACGCTGCCGAATACGACAGCGCGGGACGAAAGACGAAGGAAACCCGCCCGCTGGGACAGGCGACAGTGTACACCTACTATCCGGACGGGCTGCTGAAGACCGTGACCGATGCCAAGGGGCAACTGACCACCTACTCCTACGATCCGGTCGGGCACCTCACTGAGGTTCTGTACGCGGACGGCAGGAAGGACACCTTTGACTACGACGGTGCCGGGAATCTCACGAGCTACGGAAAGGGGGGGGTGAGTGGAAACATCGGCTATGACGAGCTGAACCGTAAGGTCTCGGAGACGGTGAACTTCGGCACCTTCAGCAAGAGCTTCAGCTACAGCTACGACGCCAGGGGGAACAAGGAGACTTTCGTCTCGCCGGAAGGGACCGCCTACACCTACGGGTACGACAAGAACAATCAGCTGACCTCCATTACCTTCCTCGGGAGACAGGTGGTCCTCGACTACGACCGCGGAAGGCTGTGGAAGACGGCCTTCCCGAATGGCCTCTTCACGGAGTACGGCTACAACGACGCCTCGTGGCTTTCCTCCATGACCAGGAAGAACGCGGGCGGCACCGTGGAGGAGAACGGCTACGGCTTCGACAAGATTGGCAACATCATTTCGAAAGGCTCCGGGGCGGGAAGCAGCGCCTATGGCTACGACTTGACCTATCAGCTTACCAGCGCGACCCATCAGACGCTGCCCGCGGAAGGGTTCAGCTACGACGACGCCGGCAATCGAACCGCGTCTTCCCGCGGCGCCGAGAGCGCCTCGTACAGCCACAACGGCAGCAACGAGACGCAGGCGGCGGGAAGCGCCACCTTTACCTACGACGCCAACGGCAACACGGTTTCGAAGACCGAGGGCGAGGCGACCACGACCTTCGTGTACAACTCCGCAGACCGGCTGGAGCAGGTGTTTCTGCCGGACGGCAGCACGGCGACGTACACCTACGATCCTTTCGGCAGAAGGATCAAGAAGGATGTCAACGGCGAGATTACCTACTACCTCTACTCCGACGAGGGGCTGATAGGGGAGTATGACGCAAGCGGCAACGCGGAAAAGGGGTACGGGTGGAAGCCCGACGGCATCTGGGGAAGCGATCCGCTCTTTATGACGGAGGACGGGAATTACTACTTCTACCAGAATGATCACCTGGGGACGCCGCAGAAGCTGGTAGACGATGCCGGGAATATTGTGTGGGCTGCGGAGTATACAGCCTTCGGCGAAGCCGTCATCGATCCGGCCTCGACGGTGGAAAACAACCTGCGTTTCCCGGGCCAGTACTTCGATGAGGAGACAGGGCTGCACTACAACTGGCACAGGTACTTCAATCCTGCGGTCGGACGGTATGTGCAAGTTGACCCCCTCGGTTTTGCCGCAGGAGATGCCAATCTTTATAGATATGTTGGAAACTCGGTTCTCAAATACGTCGACCCGGCTGGTTTCACTAAGGGCGATTGGTGGGATTTAAGAACATGGGTATCTGTCTCCTATAGCTCCACTGTCTTCTTTAAAGGCAGTACCATAAATAATGGTGTTGAGCAAAAAACTACCAGCACTGATTGGTTTGGTGCAAGTATTGACATACAAATAGGTTCGCAGATACCGATTAATAAGCAGTATAGTGAAACTACACTTGGCTTTAGTAGGCATTTAGGCGTTGGGGTATATAGCGAAGATGGCTGTGGTGTTAAATCAAAAGGAGGAATTGCTTTACACTTTGGGCTAGGTATACCTCTGATACCTCCAGTTCCACTGAGTAAAACAACTACATATCCATCTACAATTCCAACGCAGCCATCATTCCCTAAAGACCTTGAGATAAGGAATCCGCCATCAAGGCCTAGGCCACTTGACAACATAGAATATAAGACTCGTCATTACTACAGGTCATAG
- a CDS encoding sensor histidine kinase, translating into MPVSSEEKSDANGLLTAVLEQYADFYDCAPVGFVTLDAGGMVTAANLRAASLLGVERFRLIGRHLEFFLAPSCRKPFMKMVQRVFELQEKESCDVKLSGMWGEPHFARIEATASRSGTECRAVIIDITDQRRAEQEVRNLNEELERRVLERTAQLQAAVREQESFSYTVSHDLRAPLRHINCYASILQEELAGTLSPELNRHLDRICAVSRHMGDLIDNLLKLPRIGYATMVREPVNVSELATSVVSLLREADPERAVEVTVQKDIVAEADKTLLWVVLKNLLENAWKYTSKVSPARIEVGTREADAGSIYLVRDNGAGFDMAYKNQLFGVFQRLHGDEYGGLGIGLATVKRIVERHGGSVWAEGKPNGGATFFFTLG; encoded by the coding sequence ATGCCTGTTTCGTCTGAAGAAAAAAGCGATGCAAACGGCCTCCTGACGGCGGTACTGGAGCAGTATGCCGACTTCTACGACTGCGCCCCCGTCGGTTTTGTCACCCTCGATGCGGGTGGGATGGTCACCGCCGCGAACCTGAGGGCGGCAAGCCTTCTGGGGGTGGAGCGCTTCCGTCTCATCGGCAGGCACCTGGAGTTCTTCCTCGCCCCTTCCTGCCGCAAGCCTTTCATGAAGATGGTGCAAAGGGTCTTTGAACTGCAGGAAAAGGAGTCGTGTGACGTGAAGCTGAGCGGGATGTGGGGGGAGCCGCATTTCGCACGCATAGAGGCTACCGCCTCCCGTTCCGGAACGGAGTGCCGCGCCGTCATCATCGACATCACTGATCAGCGGCGAGCGGAGCAGGAGGTACGAAACCTCAATGAAGAGCTGGAGCGGCGCGTCCTGGAGAGAACGGCGCAGCTGCAGGCGGCGGTGCGGGAGCAGGAATCGTTCAGCTACACCGTCTCGCACGACCTGCGCGCTCCTTTGCGCCACATCAACTGCTATGCCTCCATCCTCCAGGAGGAGCTCGCCGGCACCCTCTCGCCAGAGCTCAACCGCCACCTCGATCGCATCTGCGCCGTGAGCCGCCACATGGGGGACCTCATCGACAACCTCCTGAAGCTCCCGCGCATCGGGTACGCAACCATGGTGCGCGAGCCGGTAAACGTGAGCGAGCTGGCAACGAGTGTGGTGTCGCTCCTGCGTGAGGCGGACCCGGAGCGGGCCGTGGAGGTGACGGTGCAGAAGGATATCGTCGCCGAGGCAGACAAGACCCTTCTCTGGGTGGTGTTGAAAAACCTCCTGGAAAACGCCTGGAAGTACACCTCGAAGGTCTCTCCCGCGCGCATCGAGGTAGGCACGCGCGAAGCCGATGCAGGGTCCATTTATCTCGTGCGCGACAACGGGGCGGGATTCGACATGGCCTACAAGAATCAGCTCTTCGGAGTCTTCCAGCGGCTGCACGGCGACGAGTACGGCGGGCTCGGCATCGGCCTCGCCACGGTGAAGCGGATCGTGGAGCGGCACGGTGGATCCGTCTGGGCGGAAGGTAAACCAAACGGCGGTGCAACGTTTTTCTTCACGCTCGGGTAG